One Nonomuraea angiospora DNA segment encodes these proteins:
- a CDS encoding glycoside hydrolase family 28 protein, giving the protein MKSRRSFLAAAAGAVLAPQLITERAEAAPDLDGWARVPRIRRRIRPPRFPRRTFPVTRHGAVGDGTAMCTDAFRQAIAACAAAGGGRVLVPAGTYLTGAIHLADNVELHLEAGATIRFSRNPADYLPVVHTRYEGVELMNYSPFVYAYERENVAITGSGTIDGQADATHWWDWSGDPPPSERPDKNLLAAMAEQGVPVAERVFGEGHYLRPNLIQLYRCRNVLIEGVTVKDSPMWNIHPVLCANVTIREVTVDSPNGPNNDGCDPESCVDVLIERCEFNTGDDCVAIKAGKNADGRRVNAPSANVLVDSCVMRDGNGGVTIGSETTGGVRWVYAWNCTMSSPRLERAIRIKTNPDRGGYVRDVYFRDITVGQAADAVIEVALNYENKDTGPYFPDVGAIDVRRLRAGRAPRAFNLIGNPGNPIKGVRVTDSVFEEMAEDDVVREVTGLVLREVWINGRRVDSGG; this is encoded by the coding sequence ATGAAGTCCCGCAGGAGCTTCCTGGCCGCGGCGGCCGGCGCGGTGCTGGCCCCCCAACTGATCACCGAGCGAGCGGAGGCGGCCCCCGACCTGGACGGCTGGGCCAGGGTGCCGCGGATCCGGCGGCGGATCAGGCCACCCCGCTTCCCCCGCCGCACCTTCCCCGTCACGCGCCACGGGGCGGTCGGCGACGGGACCGCGATGTGCACCGACGCCTTCCGGCAGGCGATCGCGGCCTGCGCGGCGGCCGGCGGCGGGCGCGTGCTGGTGCCCGCGGGGACGTACCTCACCGGCGCGATCCACCTGGCCGACAACGTCGAGCTGCACCTGGAGGCGGGCGCCACGATCCGGTTCAGCCGGAACCCGGCCGACTACCTGCCGGTCGTCCACACCCGCTACGAGGGCGTCGAGCTGATGAACTACTCCCCGTTCGTCTACGCCTACGAGCGGGAGAACGTCGCGATCACCGGCAGCGGCACGATCGACGGCCAGGCCGACGCCACGCACTGGTGGGACTGGTCGGGCGACCCGCCGCCGTCCGAGCGGCCCGACAAGAACCTGCTGGCCGCCATGGCCGAGCAGGGCGTGCCGGTGGCCGAGCGGGTGTTCGGCGAGGGCCACTACCTGCGCCCCAACCTCATCCAGCTCTACCGCTGCCGCAACGTCCTGATCGAGGGCGTGACGGTCAAGGACTCCCCCATGTGGAACATCCACCCGGTCCTGTGCGCCAACGTGACGATCCGCGAGGTCACCGTGGACAGCCCGAACGGCCCCAACAACGACGGCTGCGACCCCGAGTCGTGCGTGGACGTGCTCATCGAGCGGTGCGAGTTCAACACGGGCGACGACTGCGTGGCGATCAAGGCGGGCAAGAACGCCGACGGCCGCCGGGTGAACGCGCCCTCCGCGAACGTGCTCGTGGACTCCTGCGTGATGCGCGACGGCAACGGCGGCGTGACGATCGGCAGCGAGACCACCGGCGGCGTGCGCTGGGTCTACGCCTGGAACTGCACGATGAGCAGCCCCCGCCTGGAGCGCGCGATCCGGATCAAGACCAACCCCGACCGCGGCGGCTACGTCAGGGACGTCTACTTCAGAGACATCACGGTGGGCCAGGCCGCCGATGCGGTGATCGAGGTGGCCCTGAACTACGAGAACAAGGACACCGGCCCGTACTTCCCCGACGTGGGCGCCATCGACGTGCGCCGCCTGCGGGCGGGGCGGGCGCCCAGGGCGTTCAACCTGATCGGCAACCCGGGCAACCCGATCAAGGGCGTGCGGGTGACCGACAGCGTGTTCGAGGAGATGGCCGAGGACGACGTCGTACGCGAGGTGACGGGGCTCGTGCTGCGCGAGGTGTGGATCAACGGCCGCCGCGTGGACTCCGGAGGATGA
- a CDS encoding AfsR/SARP family transcriptional regulator: MDGAEFRLLGPVGIWSGGRSLGPSTAQQRSVLAMLLLHPGRTVPLDRLVEAVWDQEPPPSARNAIQGYVSRLRRVLAGIPGVELVTSSPGYRLDLDPLRVDLYLSRHLVERARAGGQDEAGPLLRRALELWSGPPLAGVAGEWLRETFGGPLEEERLAAVEERIAADLRLGLCREPLAELPVLIGEHPLRERLAYLMMAALHQDGRRAAALEVYRDARRRLVDGLGVEPGGELQELHQRILREEPDAEPPAAPVSAGPPPAAVPAELPAAPASFTGRAEEVARVSAALAGDGPGAVRICQISGIGGVGKSSLAIHVAHALAGRYPDGQLYVDLHGASPQVVPVDPVEALGRFLRSLGVAGSAVPTDLEEAAGRFRSLTVGRRMLVILDNARDAAQVRPLLPGSPTCAVLVTSRRMLASFDGATQVSLDVLPNGDALALLGGIVGDGRIAAEPAAAAEVVRLCGGLPLALCLAAARLRARPSWQVSALAGRLASAHRRLDELRADDRGLRASFQAGYQELKSDADGIAAARMFRLLGLLDGPDLGLPTAAALAGLPEERAQRLLDLLVDARLVQERAPDRYDLHDLLRLFARERAAEEESEPARRLAVERALHHHLATARTAIEMLKPAYTWRNEVGPSSLTRPGLALETNEDLRAWVDAEEDNLLAAVGQTRGTPAAGLGVALAVTFAVPLYSTGRWRGLLALSEAALRAAEHTAEPFDEAVVLGDLGWAHVCVGNQIVGIAHMNRSLAIHRRLGNKRRAAALLDHLGIAYRGAGRFDEAADHHRQAIALMDDRYGQGAILTHLGLVYQRAGRFAEAVEAGVRSVAILEETGAALDAVTALANLAEAYRLAGDPARAVAHHREALARYRAAGHGGDYVEAESLWGLGHALSESGECDEARRLWRRAAAILHGLGLITAEERHSIENDDVPATPQVIQRML; this comes from the coding sequence TTGGACGGTGCGGAGTTCCGGCTGCTGGGGCCGGTGGGGATCTGGTCGGGCGGCAGGTCACTGGGGCCTTCGACCGCGCAGCAGCGCTCGGTGCTGGCCATGCTGCTGCTCCACCCGGGCCGCACGGTGCCACTCGACCGGCTGGTGGAGGCCGTGTGGGACCAGGAGCCGCCGCCGTCGGCCCGCAACGCCATCCAGGGGTACGTGTCGCGGCTGCGCCGGGTCCTGGCCGGGATCCCCGGCGTCGAGCTGGTCACCTCCTCGCCCGGCTACCGGCTCGACCTCGATCCGCTGCGGGTCGACCTCTACCTCTCGCGCCACCTGGTCGAGCGGGCGCGGGCGGGCGGCCAGGACGAGGCGGGCCCGCTGCTGCGGCGGGCGCTGGAGCTGTGGAGCGGGCCGCCGCTGGCCGGGGTCGCCGGCGAGTGGTTGCGTGAGACGTTCGGCGGGCCGCTGGAGGAGGAGCGGCTCGCGGCCGTCGAGGAGCGCATCGCGGCCGACCTGCGTCTCGGGCTGTGCCGGGAGCCGCTGGCCGAGCTGCCGGTGCTGATCGGCGAGCATCCGCTGCGGGAGCGGCTGGCGTACCTGATGATGGCGGCGCTGCACCAGGACGGGCGCAGGGCCGCCGCCCTGGAGGTGTACCGCGACGCCAGGCGGCGGCTCGTCGACGGGCTGGGCGTCGAGCCGGGCGGCGAGCTGCAGGAGCTGCACCAGCGCATCCTGCGCGAGGAGCCGGACGCCGAGCCGCCGGCGGCGCCGGTGTCCGCCGGCCCGCCCCCGGCCGCGGTGCCGGCGGAGCTGCCCGCCGCGCCGGCGTCGTTCACCGGGCGGGCCGAGGAGGTGGCGCGGGTGAGCGCGGCGCTGGCCGGCGACGGGCCGGGCGCGGTGCGGATCTGCCAGATCAGCGGCATCGGCGGCGTCGGCAAGTCCTCCCTGGCCATCCACGTCGCCCACGCGCTGGCCGGCCGCTACCCCGACGGCCAGCTCTACGTGGACCTGCACGGCGCCTCGCCGCAGGTCGTCCCCGTCGATCCGGTCGAGGCGCTCGGGCGGTTCCTGCGCTCGCTGGGCGTGGCCGGGTCGGCGGTGCCCACGGACCTGGAGGAGGCCGCGGGCCGGTTCCGGTCGCTGACCGTCGGCAGGAGGATGCTCGTCATCCTCGACAACGCCAGGGACGCCGCGCAGGTGCGGCCCCTGCTCCCCGGCAGTCCGACGTGCGCCGTGCTGGTCACCAGCCGCCGGATGCTCGCCTCGTTCGACGGCGCCACGCAGGTGTCGCTGGACGTGCTGCCCAACGGCGACGCCCTGGCCCTGCTGGGCGGCATCGTCGGCGACGGGCGGATCGCCGCCGAGCCCGCCGCCGCGGCCGAGGTGGTCCGGCTGTGCGGCGGCCTGCCGCTGGCGCTCTGCCTGGCCGCGGCCCGGCTGCGGGCCCGCCCGTCGTGGCAGGTGTCGGCGCTGGCCGGGCGGCTGGCCTCCGCCCACCGCCGCCTCGACGAGCTGCGGGCCGACGACCGGGGGCTGCGCGCCAGCTTCCAGGCCGGCTACCAGGAGCTGAAGTCCGACGCCGACGGGATCGCGGCGGCGCGGATGTTCCGGCTGCTCGGCCTGCTGGACGGCCCCGATCTCGGCCTGCCCACGGCCGCCGCGCTGGCCGGCCTGCCCGAGGAACGCGCCCAGCGCCTGCTCGACCTGCTGGTGGACGCGCGGCTCGTGCAGGAACGCGCCCCCGACCGCTACGACCTGCACGACCTGCTGCGGCTGTTCGCCCGCGAGCGGGCGGCGGAGGAGGAGAGCGAGCCGGCCAGGCGGCTGGCCGTGGAGCGCGCGCTGCACCACCACCTGGCCACCGCGCGCACGGCGATCGAGATGCTGAAGCCGGCCTACACGTGGCGCAACGAGGTCGGCCCGAGCTCCCTCACGCGTCCCGGGCTGGCGCTGGAGACGAACGAGGACCTGCGGGCCTGGGTCGACGCCGAGGAGGACAACCTGCTCGCGGCCGTCGGCCAGACGCGCGGCACGCCCGCGGCCGGGCTCGGGGTCGCGCTGGCGGTGACGTTCGCGGTCCCGCTCTATTCCACGGGCCGCTGGCGCGGGCTGCTGGCTCTCAGCGAAGCCGCGTTGCGGGCCGCCGAGCACACCGCGGAGCCGTTCGACGAGGCCGTGGTCCTGGGCGACCTCGGCTGGGCGCACGTGTGCGTGGGCAACCAGATCGTCGGCATCGCCCACATGAACCGTTCGCTGGCCATCCACCGGCGGCTGGGGAACAAGCGCCGCGCGGCCGCCCTGCTCGACCACCTCGGCATCGCCTACCGCGGGGCGGGCCGCTTCGACGAGGCCGCCGACCATCATCGGCAGGCCATCGCGCTCATGGACGACCGCTACGGGCAGGGCGCCATCCTCACCCATCTCGGGCTGGTCTACCAGCGGGCCGGGCGGTTCGCCGAGGCCGTCGAGGCCGGCGTGCGATCGGTCGCGATCCTGGAGGAGACGGGCGCGGCGCTCGACGCGGTGACCGCCCTGGCCAACCTCGCGGAGGCGTACCGGCTGGCCGGCGACCCCGCCCGGGCGGTCGCGCACCACCGCGAGGCGCTGGCCCGCTACCGGGCCGCGGGCCACGGCGGCGACTACGTCGAGGCGGAGAGCCTCTGGGGGCTCGGGCACGCGCTGAGCGAGAGCGGCGAGTGCGACGAGGCCCGCCGGCTCTGGCGCAGGGCGGCCGCCATCCTGCACGGCCTCGGCCTGATCACCGCCGAGGAGCGGCACTCCATCGAGAACGACGACGTGCCGGCCACGCCGCAGGTCATCCAGCGCATGCTCTGA
- a CDS encoding response regulator gives MSTAKTRILLADDHALVRRGLKMILDAEPDLEVVAEAADGAEAVTAASEDAVDLAILDIAMPRMTGLQAAREISRRAPGIRILILSMYDNEQYFFEALKVGASGYVLKSVADQDLLEACRATMRGEPFLYPGAVTALIRDYLQRSREGERMPESILTPREEEIVKLIAEGNSAKEIAETLVISVKTVDRHRANILQKLGMRDRLDLTRYAIRAGLVEP, from the coding sequence GTGAGCACTGCCAAGACCAGGATCCTGCTGGCCGACGACCACGCGCTGGTCCGCCGGGGACTGAAGATGATCCTCGACGCGGAGCCCGACCTGGAGGTCGTCGCCGAGGCCGCCGACGGCGCGGAGGCCGTCACGGCCGCGTCGGAGGACGCGGTGGACCTGGCCATCCTGGACATCGCGATGCCGCGGATGACCGGGCTCCAGGCGGCCCGCGAGATCTCCCGCCGCGCGCCCGGCATCCGCATCCTGATCCTGTCCATGTACGACAACGAGCAGTACTTCTTCGAGGCCCTCAAGGTCGGCGCCTCGGGATACGTGCTCAAGTCGGTCGCCGACCAGGACCTGCTGGAGGCGTGCCGGGCCACGATGCGAGGCGAGCCGTTCCTGTATCCCGGGGCGGTCACCGCGCTCATCCGCGACTACCTGCAGCGCTCGCGCGAGGGCGAGCGCATGCCCGAGAGCATCCTGACGCCCCGGGAGGAGGAGATCGTCAAGCTGATCGCGGAGGGCAACTCGGCCAAGGAGATCGCGGAGACGCTCGTCATCAGCGTGAAGACCGTGGACCGGCACCGGGCCAACATCCTGCAGAAGCTCGGCATGCGCGACCGCCTCGACCTGACCCGCTACGCCATCCGCGCGGGCCTCGTCGAGCCCTGA
- a CDS encoding NACHT domain-containing protein, with translation MSKSITYADALRILGGESATIKALDKIVGGALLGAAAAGFSVALGLIDAKAEAVRLCHELVSNLRGKLSGLGRYTRTQRLEAAHAIIVLAAFLEAIDQVDLPFTAKQLDLSRREIVEIGNRSKSKDKVRDNILNAEVLVPEMHRSYEENLHIIRRHYVAVAASLTTFLRGLKIWEDLDETAQRHVPLRLIGELPDYACARYQELYRQLSLDCREFSIWADIGHHQATRDVIRTGLAELEHRLSDLVSGIAPAHQLLSITNANRAALDRPVNAARDLPEDLRIPKLSAAYVDPRFRVCEPGGGHAVSRRIRQVTESGTPADISSRVWWENVKVRKNLPQFLAGFLTSPRAVTAPLIVLGQPGSGKSVLMQILAARLPANQFLPICISMRSVPADAEPHMQIEAAVSQLTHENVHWANLARSAAHSGILPVLLFDGLDEAVQATGVHRSDFLEKVADFQRRERDQGRAVAAVVTTRAAVANWCRLPDGLLAVQLEPFDPEQISTWIETWNSVNENYFRGRALRPLLPEHVVSQRELASEPLLLLMLALYDADANGLQLDSGCIARTELYRRVLTRFVEREIAKKDSNLAAEAMEEAVDYELRRLAIVAIAMMNRRRQWVSRDEIDQDLQVWFPKDGRSPSTDFRASLSPAEKIIARFFFIHEAKAVQNGQPVATYEFLHATFAEYLVAFLFFNVLEQLRAEAAASARPFGDDRPQDGPLYALSSFALLSSRRAVLGFLKEMAGTTGAYDKLVTRLFQQRDNRTDHRFAEYLPNRLMTTKRSAYYEANLIVMSATTAEYVSVRELLGIGTDPIDEWQRHAHLVKHAALKEEWLNHLQLFRVSRTSEAAEDDVRVSIGELSLSSDPDSLNSTGAHDVAAKHEIERMEKRFLLDESLGLAGDRGENVGIPERGIVMRKEPLADCLENLLYGRTDVATGYRDLLRQLSMPDGHESAIDCVGSILRLLARDIPEIEPEVTATLIRRLIPLIKGERNADAIADCVSDLIARDTRQKSLVHDLVKVDPSPYARLRVAVILMELEIAATDVPWDELAVANVLTRMGLDRLRQADRRLFLNSRRVIMADGARYGLSWPADL, from the coding sequence GTGTCGAAATCGATCACGTACGCGGACGCGCTCCGCATACTCGGTGGAGAGAGCGCGACGATCAAGGCCTTGGACAAGATCGTCGGTGGGGCTCTCCTTGGTGCCGCCGCCGCAGGCTTCAGCGTTGCTCTCGGCCTGATAGACGCCAAAGCAGAAGCCGTACGCCTGTGCCACGAACTCGTCAGCAACCTGCGCGGCAAACTCAGCGGCCTTGGTCGATACACACGCACACAACGACTGGAAGCAGCCCACGCGATCATCGTGCTCGCCGCGTTTCTGGAGGCTATCGACCAGGTAGACCTGCCGTTCACCGCGAAGCAACTCGACCTGAGCAGGAGAGAGATCGTGGAAATCGGCAACCGGTCCAAGAGCAAGGACAAGGTCAGAGACAACATCCTGAACGCTGAGGTCTTGGTGCCCGAGATGCACCGGTCCTACGAAGAGAACCTCCACATCATACGGCGGCATTACGTCGCGGTGGCCGCCAGTCTCACAACCTTCCTTCGCGGCCTGAAAATCTGGGAGGATCTGGACGAGACAGCGCAGCGTCACGTGCCGCTCCGCCTGATAGGCGAGCTTCCCGATTATGCCTGCGCTCGCTATCAAGAGCTGTATCGACAGTTGAGTCTCGATTGTCGAGAATTTTCCATTTGGGCCGATATTGGACACCATCAGGCAACTCGGGACGTCATCCGCACGGGTCTGGCCGAACTGGAGCACAGGCTCTCGGATCTCGTATCCGGGATCGCTCCCGCCCACCAACTGCTGAGCATCACCAACGCGAACAGGGCGGCACTCGACCGGCCGGTCAATGCCGCGAGGGATCTGCCGGAAGATCTGCGAATACCCAAGCTCTCGGCCGCGTACGTGGACCCGAGGTTTCGTGTCTGCGAGCCCGGCGGCGGACATGCCGTCTCCCGCCGGATCCGCCAGGTCACCGAATCCGGGACCCCGGCCGACATCAGTTCCAGAGTGTGGTGGGAGAACGTCAAGGTCCGGAAGAACCTGCCACAATTCCTCGCGGGATTCCTCACCTCGCCGCGAGCCGTAACGGCTCCGCTGATCGTTCTCGGCCAGCCCGGCTCAGGCAAGTCGGTGCTCATGCAGATTCTGGCTGCCCGGCTCCCGGCGAACCAGTTCCTGCCGATTTGTATTTCGATGCGCAGTGTGCCGGCCGATGCCGAGCCGCACATGCAGATCGAGGCCGCGGTATCTCAGTTGACACACGAGAACGTCCACTGGGCGAACCTCGCACGCTCCGCCGCACACTCAGGAATACTGCCCGTGCTGCTCTTCGACGGGCTCGACGAGGCAGTCCAGGCCACAGGGGTGCACAGGAGCGACTTCCTCGAGAAGGTGGCCGATTTCCAGCGACGCGAACGCGACCAGGGCCGTGCGGTCGCAGCCGTGGTCACCACCCGCGCGGCCGTCGCCAATTGGTGCAGGTTGCCCGACGGCCTCCTCGCCGTCCAGCTCGAACCCTTCGATCCGGAACAGATCAGCACATGGATAGAGACCTGGAATTCGGTCAACGAGAACTATTTCCGAGGTCGGGCGCTACGTCCGCTTCTCCCAGAGCATGTGGTGTCTCAGAGAGAGCTGGCATCCGAGCCCTTACTGCTGCTCATGCTCGCGCTCTACGATGCCGATGCCAATGGGCTACAGCTCGACTCCGGGTGCATCGCACGGACTGAGCTCTATCGCCGGGTGCTGACCCGTTTCGTGGAAAGGGAGATCGCCAAAAAAGACTCCAACCTGGCCGCCGAGGCAATGGAGGAGGCCGTTGATTATGAGCTCAGGAGGCTGGCGATCGTCGCCATCGCCATGATGAACCGACGCCGGCAATGGGTCTCGCGAGACGAGATCGATCAAGATCTGCAAGTGTGGTTCCCGAAGGACGGAAGGTCGCCGAGCACGGATTTCCGCGCCTCACTCAGCCCGGCAGAGAAGATCATCGCACGATTCTTCTTCATCCATGAGGCAAAGGCCGTCCAGAACGGGCAGCCGGTCGCGACGTACGAGTTCCTGCACGCCACCTTCGCCGAATATCTCGTCGCCTTCCTGTTTTTCAACGTGCTCGAGCAGTTGCGCGCCGAGGCCGCCGCCTCCGCGAGACCGTTCGGCGACGACCGGCCGCAGGACGGTCCGCTCTACGCGCTCTCCTCGTTCGCGTTGCTGTCCAGTCGACGGGCTGTGCTCGGCTTCCTCAAGGAGATGGCTGGCACCACCGGCGCCTACGACAAACTCGTCACGCGACTGTTCCAGCAACGCGACAATCGAACCGATCATCGTTTTGCCGAGTACCTGCCCAATCGGCTCATGACGACGAAGCGAAGTGCATACTACGAGGCCAATCTGATCGTCATGAGCGCGACCACCGCGGAGTATGTGAGCGTCAGGGAGTTACTCGGGATCGGCACCGACCCGATCGACGAGTGGCAGCGTCATGCACACCTTGTGAAGCACGCGGCGCTGAAGGAGGAATGGCTCAACCATCTTCAGCTCTTCCGTGTGAGCAGGACTTCCGAGGCCGCTGAGGACGATGTCCGGGTGTCGATCGGCGAGTTGTCGCTCTCCTCGGACCCAGACTCCCTCAATTCGACTGGGGCGCATGATGTGGCGGCAAAGCACGAGATAGAGCGGATGGAGAAACGGTTTCTCCTGGACGAATCCTTGGGCTTGGCCGGTGACAGGGGTGAGAACGTCGGCATCCCCGAGCGGGGGATCGTCATGCGGAAGGAACCCTTGGCCGACTGTCTGGAGAACCTGCTCTATGGCCGCACGGATGTCGCCACAGGATATCGAGACCTGCTCCGGCAGTTGTCGATGCCGGACGGCCATGAGTCGGCCATCGACTGCGTCGGGAGCATCCTGCGCCTGCTCGCACGGGACATACCAGAAATCGAGCCGGAAGTTACTGCCACACTGATCCGCCGGCTGATTCCACTGATCAAGGGTGAGCGGAACGCCGATGCGATCGCCGATTGCGTATCGGACCTCATCGCGCGCGACACCCGGCAGAAAAGCCTCGTCCATGATCTCGTCAAGGTCGATCCGTCGCCCTATGCCCGGCTACGCGTCGCCGTCATCCTGATGGAGCTCGAAATCGCCGCTACGGATGTTCCCTGGGACGAGTTGGCGGTCGCGAATGTACTCACAAGGATGGGGCTGGACAGGCTACGCCAGGCGGATCGACGTCTCTTCCTCAATTCCCGGCGCGTCATCATGGCAGACGGCGCTCGCTATGGACTGAGTTGGCCCGCTGACCTGTAA